A genomic region of Aspergillus oryzae RIB40 DNA, chromosome 1 contains the following coding sequences:
- the chsF gene encoding chitin synthase CHS3 (chitin synthase/hyaluronan synthase (glycosyltransferases)) yields MSLPQRPGKASPRREEVHSAFRESSRRRRRDSETGGLTDTLSSPTSHRHHHHRRHRSHSSRRKKDVDEERGDMGEEIRRKKSFVKPERSRIDQDHPNYHYRQRSQNMPTYPSATGHEPLMSGDGEVDTNSSRSMDRPKEGVYGEHGNINKPMERAPSRRRTKKRRHSRKISKKASAQERRRQKALEQVRPPSLWSTYCAIITFWAPDFVLRCFGMPQKAQRSAWREKIGLISIILLIGAFVGFLTFGFTATVCGTPPVRLKVNHVTKGYMIFHGKAYDLSKSKHPAAAGIPGSSNVLYDLPEKYGGQDGSFFFQQVNGACKGLITLADGSDVPTNSNGDLAWYFPCAAFNQDGSSEPNYTEPYYNGWACHTSGKARKSFYSLGSSGDVYYTWDDTKNKSRNLAVYSGNVLDLDLLRWFNTDQVKYPAKFDQLRTNPDVRGVDLTYYLQTGEEKKIGKCLSQIIKVGSIDTDTVGCIASKVVLYVSLVFILSIVIVKFAFALIFQWFLAPRLAAQKTSMSSDPRKRNQQIEDWSNDIYRPGPRLTDPTDRPSKRASFLPTTSRFSSPYTVSNGGKQRPQWVTMASQNSTSRLVPGGGSMYKLSHNSSGGTLSADASRQNPTASRTSLVQDSRYSTAIADSEGLGTGGYIHEAVVPQPPPEWQPYGFPLAHALCLVTCYSEGEDGIRTTLDSIAMTDYPNSHKTIIVICDGMIKGKGEEFSTPEIVLRMMRDPVVPMDEVQPFSYVAVATGSKRHNMAKVYAGFYDYGETSVIPPEKQQRVPMMIVVKCGTPSEAKQSKPGNRGKRDSQIILMSFLQKVMFDERMTELEFEMFNGLLHVTGIPPDFYEVVLMVDADTKVFPDSLTHMISAMVKDPEVMGLCGETKIANKTDSWVTMIQVFEYFISHHQSKSFESVFGGVTCLPGCFSMYRIKAPKGGQNYWVPILANPDVVEHYSENVVDTLHKKNLLLLGEDRYLSTLMLRTFPKRKQIFVPQAVCKTQVPDKFMVLLSQRRRWINSTVHNLMELVLVRDLCGTFCFSMQFVIFIELIGTLVLPAAIAFTFYVVISSIVKKPVQVIPLVLLALILGLPGVLIVVTAHRLVYVLWMLIYLLSLPIWNFVLPTYSYWKFDDFSWGDTRKTAGEKDKGHDAGEGEFDSSKITMKRWRDFEKAANESFEGFLHSPRVFDEPFDS; encoded by the exons ATGTCTTTGCCGCAACGGCCAGGGAAGGCCTCCCCGCGACGAGAAGAAGTACACTCGGCTTTCCGGGAATCATCGCGTAGAAGACGACGAGACAGTGAGACGGGAGGTCTCACTGATACGCTATCGAGCCCAACATCACaccgccaccatcatcaccgacGCCATCGCTCGCACAGTTCtcggagaaagaaagatgtggacgaagaaagaggagatatGGGCGAGGAGATTAGGCGCAAAAAGAGCTTTGTCAAGCCGGAGCGCAGTCGCATCGATCAAGACCATCCCAACTACCACTACCGCCAACGGTCACAAAACATGCCCACATACCCATCAGCGACAGGGCATGAGCCATTAATgagtggagatggtgaggTTGATACGAACAGTTCTCGCAGCATGGATAGGCCCAAAGAAGGGGTGTATGGTGAGCATGGGAATATCAATAAGCCCATGGAGCGGGCTCCGAGTCGGCGTCGAACCAAGAAAAGGAGGCACTCGCGGAAGATTTCGAAGAAGGCATCTGCACAGGAAAGGAGACGACAAAAGGCGCTAGAGCAAGTCCGCCCCCCAAGCCTGTGGAGTACGTATTGCGCAATCATTACATTCTGGGCACCAGATTTTGTTCTTCGGTGCTTTGGAATGCCGCAAAAGGCGCAGCGGAGTGCGTGGCGCGAGAAGATCGGGCTTATCAGTATTATCCTGCTCATAGGAGCGTTCGTCGGCTTTTTGACTTTCGGATTTACGGCCACTGTATGCGGAACTCCCCCAGTACGACTGAAGGTCAATCATGTCACCAAAGGCTATATGATCTTCCATGGGAAAGCCTACGACTTATCTAAATCGAAGCACCCCGCAGCTGCTGGAATTCCAGGCAGCTCCAACGTCCTATATGATCTGCCCGAAAAGTATGGTGGCCAAGATgggagcttctttttccaacaAGTAAACGGAGCCTGTAAGGGTCTAATCACACTTGCGGACGGATCTGACGTGCCTACCAACTCGAACGGTGACCTAGCCTGGTATTTTCCGTGCGCGGCTTTCAACCAGGATGGCTCATCCGAGCCCAACTATACGGAACCTTACTACAATGGATGGGCCTGCCACACATCAGGTAAGGCCCGAAAATCGTTTTACAGTCTAGGAAGCTCAGGCGACGTATACTACACATGGGACGACacgaaaaacaaaagcagaAACCTGGCAGTCTACTCTGGAAACGTGCTGGATCTTGATCTCCTGCGGTGGTTCAACACTGATCAGGTCAAATACCCCGCGAAATTTGATCAGCTTCGCACAAACCCGGATGTGCGCGGCGTTGACCTTACATATTACCTTCAGActggggaagagaagaaaataggCAAATGCCTGTCTCAAATCATCAAGGTCGGCAGTATAGATACTGACACAGTCGGGTGTATTGCCTCTAAAGTGGTTCTTTATGTGTCATTGGTCTTCATTCTATCCATTGTTATCGTCAAATTTGCGTTTGCCTTGATCTTCCAGTGGTTCCTCGCTCCAAGGCTCGCCGCCCAGAAGACGAGTATGAGCTCGGATCCCAGGAAACGTAATCAGCAAATTGAAGACTGGTCGAATGACATCTATCGGCCCGGCCCTCGCCTGACAGACCCTACGGATCGCCCTAGTAAAAGGGCCAGTTTCCTACCAACCACTTCCAGGTTCTCCAGCCCTTACACGGTGAGCAATGGCGGGAAACAACGCCCTCAATGGGTAACCATGGCGAGCCAGAACTCCACTAGCCGGTTAGTACCTGGCGGTGGTTCCATGTATAAGCTGAGCCACAATAGCAGTGGTGGCACCTTGAGTGCAGATGCTTCCCGCCAGAATCCGACGGCCAGCCGAACGAGCTTAGTACAAGACTCCCGCTATTCCACTGCCATCGCCGACTCTGAGGGCCTTGGAACGGGTGGGTACATCCATGAGGCCGTAGTTCCTCAACCGCCGCCCGAGTGGCAGCCCTACGGCTTTCCCTTAGCCCATGCTCTTTGTTTGGTTACTTGTTATTCGGAAGGTGAAGACGGAATCCGCACCACCCTTGATTCCATCGCGATGACCGATTATCCCAACAGTCACAAGACCATCATTGTCATTTGTGACGGTATgatcaagggcaagggtgAGGAGTTTTCTACCCCCGAAATTGTGCTTCGCATGATGCGAGATCCGGTTGTTCCTATGGATGAGGTCCAGCCGTTTTCCTACGTAGCAGTTGCAACCGGCTCTAAGCGACACAACATGGCAAAAGTCTATGCTGGCTTCTACGACTACGGGGAGACGTCCGTCATTCCACCAGAGAAACAGCAGCGTGTTCCAATGATGATCGTTGTGAAATGCGGAACGCCGTCCGAAGCAAAACAATCCAAACCGGGTAACCGCGGTAAACGGGACAGTCAAATTATTCTGATGTCTTTCTTGCAGAAAGTGATGTTTGATGAAAGGATGACGGAACTTGAATTTGAAATGTTCAACGGCCTCTTGCATGTGACCGGCATCCCCCCGGACTTTTATGAAGTCGTGCTCATGGTCGACGCCGACACGAAAGTCTTCCCGGACAGTTTGACCCATATGATCTCCGCTATGGTTAAGGATCCCGAGGTCATGGGCCTCTGTGGTGAAACTAAGATCGCTAACAAGACGGACAGTTGGGTGACTATGATTCAAGTGTTTGA GTACTTCATTTCCCACCATCAGTCTAAATCGTTCGAGTCTGTCTTTGGTGGTGTGACCTGTCTTCCCGGGTGTTTCTCCATGTATCGGATCAAAGCACCGAAAGGTGGCCAGAACTACTGGGTGCCGATTCTTGCCAATCCCGATGTGGTGGAACATTATTCGGAGAATGTGGTGGACACTCTGCACAAGAAGAACCTGCTTCTACTAGGAGAGGATCGGTACTTGTCGACTCTAATGCTTCGGACTTTCCCCAAGCGGAAACAGATCTTTGTGCCCCAGGCTGTCTGCAAAACTCAAGTGCCCGACAAGTTCATGGTCCTTCTCTCTCAGCGTCGTCGTTGGATCAATAGTACGGTTCACAACCTAATGGAGCTGGTTTTGGTGCGAGACTTGTGCGGAACGTTCTGCTTCAGTATGCaattcgtcatcttcatcgaacTGATTGGAACACTGGTCCTCCCTGCAGCTATCGCATTTACCTTCTACGTGGTCATCTCGTCTATTGTCAAGAAGCCGGTGCAGGTCATTCCGCTGGTCCTGCTGGCCCTCATTCTGGGACTTCCCGGTGTGCTCATCGTCGTCACCGCCCACCGATTGGTCTACGTCTTGTGGATGTTGATCTATCTCCTCTCGCTGCCCATCTGGAACTTTGTTCTTCCGACCTACTCGTACTGGAAGTTTGACGACTTCAGTTGGGGTGACACGCGGAAGACCGCCggggagaaggacaagggGCATGATGCTGGGGAAGGAGAATTCGATAGTAGTAAGATCACGATGAAGCGCTGGCGAGATTTCGAGAAAG
- a CDS encoding uncharacterized protein (predicted protein), with protein sequence MLCGKVSLYSVHCGLRKYYYSGGSSRRASPLLTKAIELSLFSYFCPSCFSLHRHLRLVCFIVLPSLSFQFSFGSRIGCLPSTFIAAKSGPQPPLQSTHQPSSSSPRYIYLFHLSAGALNFTRF encoded by the exons ATGCTGTGTGG TAAAGTATCtctctactccgtacac TGCGGCTTAAGGAAGTACTACTACTCGGGCG GATCATCCCGAAGGGCATCTCCGCTATTGACAAAAGCAATCgaactttctcttttctcttacTTCTGTCCATCCTGTTTTTCTTTACATCGACACCTTCGCTTGGTCTGCTTtattgttcttccttctctctcgttTCAGTTTTCCTTTGGATCTCGCATCGGTTGTCTTCCATCGACCTTCATTGCTGCCAAAAG TGGACCCCAACCTCCTCTCCAGTCGACCCATCAACCGTCCTCCAGTTCTCCACGGTACATAtatctcttccacctttcGGCCGGCGCTCTGAACTTCACTCGCTTCTAG
- the chs3 gene encoding putative chitin synthase activator (Chs3) (extracellular protein SEL-1 and related proteins) produces MASPVAGEYPQPVSPPPVYLRSSPPPPPHHEFPSPTTSRRPLSTSISRKPLPPAPGNRESFVPSVRVDVDGEQQVPNAAVENDYDIPPIPTSAFTHMSIEDRPHSHARISSGQFPPRRDSYAGTRVTGAPIRHTPASSGSWSVVDAQIKDEPNSLAKTSGSSLDQSAPSGSRNSSSRSSLDSAAQEPETYEPLHYHHRPYQSLGTAPAAAAGLAENSVSTTGHLAVGKPRRPHSTYSFGSDLDGRNGSPHASPYLHARSSSSASPDVRPLSFVDLLNTPYPQPGPAPVQLGNAHLRSSVGNNASLLSHKQTFDMYLANVKKTDNPAVQYEFAVFMVNAMLDMPDDALEGGAAAVYGRKEPEITRSSLLKEAKSILQRLSDRSYPFAQYYLADGYASGLFSKGKEDYDRAFPLFVAASKHGHVEACYRTALCYEFGWGTRVEAAKAQQFYRQAASKNHPGAMMRMAKACLAGDMGLGKRYREGIKWMKRAAESADSQYNSAPYELGLLHEEGYGDDVFPDPSYAAQLFTKSADLGHVEANYRLGDAYEHGKLSCPRDPALSIHFYTGAAQAGHPLAMMALCAWYLVGAEPVLEKDESEAYEWAKRAAETGLAKAQYAVGYFTEMGIGCRRDILAANVWYVQAADQGDARATQRIAAIRAASDGVDPAQAAINSRGQKTKKGMLPIPS; encoded by the exons ATGGCTAGTCCTGTGGCAGGCGAATACCCTCAGCCGGTTTCCCCTCCTCCGGTTTAccttcgatcttctccgccccctccccctcatCATGAgtttccctctccaactACCTCCAGGCGACCATTGAGCACTAGCATTTCGCGGAAACCACTCCCCCCTGCTCCTGGAAACCGGGAATCTTTCGTCCCTTCCGTGAGggttgatgtggatggaGAGCAACAAGTGCCGAATGCCGCAGTTGAGAACGATTACGATATACCACCTATACCCACCTCTGCGTTCACTCACATGTCAATTGAGGATCGACCACATTCGCATGCAAGAATTTCAAGTGGTCAATTTCCCCCGCGACGGGATTCATATGCTGGCACACGCGTTACTGGAGCACCCATTCGTCATACGCCTGCCAGCAGTGGCTCTTGGTCGGTGGTAGATGCCCAGATAAAGGACGAACCGAACAGTTTGGCGAAGACAAGCGGTTCATCATTGGATCAAAGCGCGCCGAGTGGTAGTCGGAACAGCTCATCGCGCAGTAGTTTGGATAGTGCGGCTCAAGAACCAGAGACCTACGAGCCTTTACACTACCATCACCGTCCATATCAAAGCCTCGGGACCGCTCCCGCGGCCGCGGCAGGATTAGCGGAGAATTCCGTCAGCACAACCGGTCATCTCGCTGTGGGCAAGCCTCGCAGACCGCATTCCACATACTCTTTCGGATCGGACCTCGACGGACGGAACGGGTCTCCTCATGCATCTCCGTATCTACACGCGCGCTCGTCGTCCAGTGCGTCACCCGATGTTCGACCACTATCCTTCGTCGATCTCCTCAATACACCGTACCCTCAGCCGGGCCCTGCGCCAGTGCAACTTGGTAATGCACATCTCCGCTCATCTGTCGGGAACAATGCATCCTTGCTCAGTCATAAGCAAACATTTGATATGTACCTTGCCaatgtgaagaagacggaTAACCCAGCGGTTCAGTATGAGTTCGCCGTGTTCATGGTCAATGCCATGTTGGACATGCCGGATGACGCACTAGAGGGGGGTGCGGCGGCCGTCTATGGTCGAAAAGAGCCGGAAATCACTCGATCAAGTCTACTGAAGGAAGCCAAGTCAATCCTGCAGCGCTTGTCCGATCGCAGCTATCCGTTTGCACAATATTACTTAGCCGACGGTTATGCATCGGGATTATtcagcaaaggaaaggaggacTACGATCGGGCGTTTCCCCTGTTTGTGGCAGCTAGCAAGCACGGGCATGTCGAGGCCTGTTACCGTACGGCGCTTTGCTACGAATTCGGCTGGGGAACCAGAGTTGAAGCGGCGAAAGCCCAACAATTCTATCGTCAAGCCGCGTCGAAAAACCATCCAGGCGCCATGATGCGTATGGCAAAGGCTTGCCTGGCGGGCGATATGGGACTCGGCAAGCGGTATCGTGAAGGCATCAAGTGGATGAAACGTGCCGCGGAATCCGCCGACTCACAGTACAATTCTGCCCCTTATGAATTGGGTTTGCTGCACGAAGAGGGATACGGTGACGATGTTTTCCCGGATCCTTCTTATGCAGCACAACTCTTTACGAAGTCGGCGGATCTGGGACATGTTGAGGCGAACTATCGCCTTGGGGATGCTTATGAGCACGGCAAACTGAGTTGCCCTCGAGATCCCGCCCTGAGCATTCATTTCTATACCGGAGCTGCGCAGGCAGGCCATCCATTAGCAATGATGGCTCTCTGTGCATGGTACTTGGTTGGTGCTGAGCCTGTGCTGGAGAAAGATGAGAGCGAAGCGTACGAATGGGCTAAGCGAGCAGCAGAAACCG GGCTGGCAAAAGCCCAGTATGCGGTGGGATATTTCACCGAAATGGGTATTGGCTGTCGTCGTGACATTCTGGCAGCCAACGTCTGGTACGTACAAGCGGCTGACCAGGGTGATGCTCGAGCGACGCAGCGGATTGCCGCCATCCGAGCTGCTTCAGATGGTGTGGATCCAGCACAAGCTGCTATCAACAGCCGTggacaaaagacaaagaagggtATGCTCCCAATACCATCGTGA